The following proteins are co-located in the Pelagicoccus sp. SDUM812003 genome:
- a CDS encoding CHASE domain-containing protein yields MISSDNDTAAESSEPARPRSAERTWYSSLHWMHWMIIVGSLMVTLYGWYLTTEQIEEKGRLRYERSTSRFLNLVVERLQRYEDALWAGAAHVESMGGGVSVEEWKDYAERIGIVRKYPGINGMGLIHYVPAEEFEGYLAEQRRLRPDYEVHPPVENSSEIGYWPISYIQPLRGNQKAVGLDMAHETNRFRAARLTRETGRAHITGPIVLVQDAQQTPGFLFFVPFYRETESSMEFEGLVYAPFIMKKLLEGVLARENRHVRVKIFDDEQLIFSDQNNGELKTDPDPLFQSEASLPIYGRSWRFEFESDLQFRHDVSSSQPYFILLAGGLVDTLLLMLFVQITRANRDARQQAKELRQAQKQLARANDELSQFNYRASHDLVSPLKTIRGLCELVGMELASGDTDAVKDLAQRIRQQTERLEKLVKDLLDLCRVDRFDTQLAPIDCEKMVSTVFESLRAIIEEEGVRTRLSCRLTGAFYSQEVRIQQILENLVSNSVKYSHPEREEKFVEVRISELRYGWVRIEVEDNGIGIPDEAKERVFDMFYRVGNSSQYGSGLGTYLVKKHVIALGGQISLESSPQGSCFTVDLPNGKANDG; encoded by the coding sequence ATGATTTCCTCGGACAACGACACCGCAGCTGAATCTAGCGAGCCTGCTAGACCCCGCTCGGCGGAGCGAACCTGGTACAGTAGCCTGCACTGGATGCACTGGATGATCATCGTCGGGTCTCTGATGGTCACCTTGTACGGCTGGTACCTCACGACGGAGCAGATCGAGGAAAAAGGCCGACTGCGCTACGAGCGTTCCACTAGCCGGTTCCTCAATCTAGTCGTGGAGCGCTTGCAGCGCTATGAGGACGCTCTGTGGGCCGGGGCGGCCCATGTCGAAAGCATGGGCGGAGGGGTGAGTGTCGAGGAGTGGAAGGACTATGCCGAGCGCATTGGCATCGTGCGCAAGTATCCAGGGATCAATGGCATGGGCCTGATTCACTACGTGCCTGCGGAAGAGTTCGAAGGCTACCTGGCCGAGCAGCGGAGGCTGCGTCCCGACTATGAGGTGCATCCGCCTGTGGAGAACAGTTCCGAGATCGGCTACTGGCCTATCAGCTACATCCAGCCGTTGAGGGGCAACCAGAAGGCGGTCGGCCTGGATATGGCCCACGAGACCAACCGTTTCAGAGCAGCTCGACTGACTCGAGAGACGGGGCGGGCCCACATCACTGGCCCCATTGTGCTGGTGCAGGACGCTCAGCAAACGCCCGGATTTCTCTTTTTCGTTCCCTTCTATCGCGAAACCGAAAGTTCAATGGAGTTCGAGGGGCTCGTCTACGCCCCGTTTATCATGAAAAAGCTGCTCGAAGGGGTTCTTGCTCGTGAGAATCGCCACGTGCGGGTGAAGATCTTCGACGACGAACAACTGATTTTTTCGGATCAGAACAACGGGGAGCTCAAGACCGACCCGGACCCGCTTTTCCAGTCCGAGGCCTCTCTTCCCATCTACGGTCGCTCCTGGCGGTTCGAATTCGAGAGCGATTTGCAGTTTCGGCACGACGTTTCCTCCTCGCAGCCGTATTTCATCCTGCTGGCTGGCGGTTTGGTCGACACCCTGCTGCTGATGCTTTTTGTTCAAATCACTCGGGCCAATCGCGACGCTCGCCAGCAAGCGAAGGAGTTGCGACAGGCCCAGAAGCAGCTCGCTCGGGCCAACGACGAGCTATCGCAGTTCAACTACCGCGCCTCGCACGATCTGGTTTCGCCACTGAAGACGATCCGGGGCCTTTGCGAGTTGGTGGGCATGGAGCTGGCGAGTGGCGATACCGATGCCGTGAAGGACCTGGCGCAGCGCATCCGCCAGCAGACCGAGCGTTTGGAGAAACTGGTCAAGGACCTGCTGGATCTGTGTCGCGTGGACCGCTTCGATACGCAGCTGGCGCCCATCGATTGCGAGAAGATGGTGAGCACGGTCTTCGAATCCCTGCGTGCGATCATCGAGGAGGAAGGCGTGCGGACTCGCCTTAGCTGTAGGCTCACCGGAGCGTTTTACTCCCAGGAGGTCCGAATTCAGCAGATCCTGGAGAACCTGGTTTCCAATTCGGTTAAGTACTCCCATCCGGAGCGAGAGGAGAAATTCGTCGAAGTGCGGATTTCGGAGCTTCGCTACGGCTGGGTTCGCATCGAGGTGGAGGACAACGGAATCGGTATTCCGGATGAAGCGAAAGAGCGGGTGTTCGACATGTTCTATCGCGTGGGAAACAGCTCCCAGTACGGTAGCGGGCTTGGCACCTACTTGGTCAAAAAGCACGTTATCGCCCTCGGGGGGCAGATCAGCCTCGAGAGCAGCCCTCAAGGTTCCTGCTTCACCGTCGACCTTCCCAATGGCAAGGCGAACGACGGCTAG
- the ccsA gene encoding cytochrome c biogenesis protein CcsA, giving the protein MVTIADVASQSPSLFGLADRQWIWLATVVFASSFVLGTYSALKLRRKTGRPYILSLVSFGWILQTIGLYARGLQYGGCPLANQFELVQFMVWSAIAIYIFVGPAFRVSLLGVFTSGFACLFSILSLVFTHWDSPSREPIFGDSPWIETHAALALFSYGVFGVLTLTSAMYLLQSRSLKKKKVVGGLFPFLPSIVELNSINQRLLSMGVIILTVSLGIGYQYFAQDHSSVIAIKLTSTLLVWVAYGITLFLRLRHILSSKRFSWVCIVIFLAALLSLAAVNRNQSEAQSASWPDRYDSIAS; this is encoded by the coding sequence GTGGTCACCATCGCAGACGTCGCCTCACAATCGCCCTCCCTATTCGGTCTCGCTGACCGGCAATGGATCTGGCTCGCCACGGTGGTCTTCGCTTCGAGCTTCGTGCTGGGAACCTACTCCGCCCTCAAGCTTCGCCGAAAGACCGGGCGCCCCTACATCCTCAGCCTCGTCTCCTTCGGCTGGATCCTGCAAACCATCGGGCTCTACGCTCGAGGCCTGCAATACGGCGGCTGCCCGCTGGCCAACCAGTTCGAGCTGGTCCAGTTCATGGTGTGGTCCGCGATCGCGATCTACATCTTTGTCGGCCCCGCCTTTCGGGTGAGTTTGCTCGGCGTTTTCACCTCCGGTTTCGCCTGCCTCTTTTCCATCCTCTCTCTGGTGTTCACCCACTGGGACTCGCCAAGCCGCGAGCCCATCTTCGGCGATTCGCCATGGATCGAGACTCACGCCGCCCTGGCGCTCTTCAGCTACGGCGTGTTTGGAGTGCTGACCTTGACCTCGGCCATGTACCTGCTGCAAAGCCGCAGTCTGAAAAAGAAAAAGGTGGTGGGCGGCCTGTTTCCGTTTCTTCCCTCCATCGTGGAGCTCAACTCAATCAATCAGCGCCTGCTCAGCATGGGGGTAATCATCCTCACCGTGTCCTTGGGAATCGGATACCAGTACTTCGCCCAAGACCATAGCTCGGTCATCGCTATAAAGCTCACCTCCACCCTGCTGGTTTGGGTAGCCTACGGCATAACGCTCTTCCTGCGCCTGCGCCACATCCTTAGTTCGAAACGCTTCTCATGGGTATGCATCGTCATCTTCCTCGCCGCACTGCTGTCTCTCGCCGCGGTCAATCGTAACCAATCCGAGGCCCAGAGCGCCTCATGGCCTGACCGCTACGATTCGATTGCCTCATGA
- the hemA gene encoding glutamyl-tRNA reductase, whose translation MSQGNDAFIVLSINHEKASLEVRERYSVDERRVDELYQKLHQRIADESLVLNTCNRFELYAKLGDGVETNDVVRLISAFYGHGEDDLKKHLHLRQGREAVQHLIEVSAGLRSQITGEAEIFGQVKSAYALSQKSGYAGKVINRVFQKGFQAAKFIRNSTSVGQGQINISNVAVELASKIFGSLSKAAVLSLGTGEIGEKTVKALRSRGAKRFGVASRSLERAQSVASEWGGTPHTVADLQNYLPQYDIVIASVGSDDPIITEGLLNRCASKRNDRPLFLIDLGLPRNVEKRCEDLDNVFLYNLDDLAAIAEENLNQRKQAMQECVVIAKTKSGYIWDALMKRGLG comes from the coding sequence ATGAGCCAAGGAAACGACGCTTTCATCGTACTGAGCATCAACCACGAAAAGGCCTCCTTGGAAGTGAGGGAGCGCTACTCCGTGGACGAGCGGCGAGTGGACGAACTCTATCAAAAACTCCACCAGAGAATCGCGGACGAATCCCTGGTGCTCAACACCTGCAACCGCTTCGAGCTCTACGCGAAGCTGGGCGACGGCGTCGAGACCAACGACGTGGTTCGCCTGATATCCGCCTTCTACGGGCACGGCGAAGACGATCTCAAGAAGCACCTGCACCTGCGCCAAGGACGCGAAGCGGTGCAGCACCTGATCGAAGTGTCGGCGGGTCTGCGTTCCCAAATAACCGGCGAGGCGGAGATCTTCGGCCAAGTGAAAAGCGCCTACGCTCTGTCTCAGAAATCCGGATACGCAGGGAAAGTCATCAATCGCGTTTTCCAGAAGGGCTTCCAGGCGGCCAAGTTCATTCGAAACTCGACCTCAGTCGGACAAGGCCAGATCAACATCTCCAACGTCGCGGTCGAACTGGCGTCCAAGATCTTCGGCTCCTTGAGCAAGGCGGCGGTGCTTTCGCTGGGCACCGGCGAGATCGGAGAAAAAACCGTCAAAGCTTTGCGAAGCCGCGGGGCCAAACGATTCGGCGTCGCCAGTCGTTCCCTCGAGAGGGCCCAAAGCGTCGCCAGCGAATGGGGCGGCACGCCGCATACGGTGGCGGACCTGCAGAACTATCTCCCTCAATACGACATCGTGATCGCTTCGGTCGGCAGCGACGATCCGATCATCACCGAGGGATTGCTCAACCGTTGCGCCAGCAAGCGAAACGACCGCCCGCTCTTCCTCATCGACCTCGGACTGCCCCGCAACGTCGAGAAACGCTGCGAGGACTTGGACAACGTTTTCCTCTACAACCTCGACGACTTGGCGGCCATCGCTGAGGAAAACCTCAACCAGCGCAAACAGGCCATGCAGGAATGCGTCGTGATCGCGAAAACCAAGTCCGGCTACATCTGGGACGCCCTGATGAAGCGCGGCCTTGGCTGA
- a CDS encoding PilT/PilU family type 4a pilus ATPase has protein sequence MAYEIFDELLYLAVDNGASDIVVKSDKPGYLRLHGALEPVEMPPIDGETVLGFVDENVPGNYRETWEMEGQVDFAYFLERAGRFRVNAFLQRGTVSIVFRHIKSKIPNFEDLSLDQDVLLNLAQKKDGIVFLCGATGSGKSTTLACLLNWINHNMDKHVVTLEDPIEFNFIDAQSVFQQREVGIDAPSFGKALKAVLRQNPDIILIGEMRDKETFETALSAAETGHLVFTTLHAASAQQAITRLFEYYPAEQHPLVQRKLSETLRGVIVQKLLPNLEGDGRVPAQEILIGDSVARTMIRDGKFDKIGAILDVSSDNGSRSFNRELLRLIKAGKISKKVAMKNSPNQQALEMNLKGIFLSDSNRILGN, from the coding sequence ATGGCATACGAAATTTTCGACGAACTACTTTACCTCGCAGTGGACAATGGCGCCTCGGACATTGTGGTGAAGTCCGACAAGCCCGGCTACCTGCGCTTGCATGGAGCCCTCGAACCGGTGGAAATGCCGCCAATCGACGGCGAAACGGTCTTGGGGTTCGTGGACGAGAACGTGCCAGGCAACTATCGGGAGACTTGGGAAATGGAAGGACAGGTCGACTTCGCCTACTTTCTGGAGCGGGCGGGCCGATTTCGTGTGAACGCCTTTTTGCAGCGCGGGACGGTCAGCATCGTTTTCCGTCACATCAAGAGCAAGATCCCGAACTTCGAGGATCTTTCGCTCGACCAGGACGTATTGCTGAACCTGGCTCAGAAGAAGGATGGCATCGTCTTTCTGTGCGGAGCGACGGGGTCGGGCAAGTCCACCACGCTGGCCTGCTTGCTGAACTGGATCAACCACAACATGGATAAGCATGTGGTGACGCTGGAGGATCCGATCGAGTTCAATTTCATCGATGCCCAGTCCGTCTTCCAGCAGCGCGAGGTCGGTATCGACGCGCCTAGTTTCGGCAAGGCTCTCAAGGCGGTGCTGCGTCAGAATCCCGACATCATTCTGATCGGCGAAATGCGCGACAAGGAAACCTTCGAGACGGCCCTTTCGGCGGCGGAAACCGGTCACCTCGTGTTCACCACGCTGCACGCGGCCAGCGCTCAGCAGGCTATAACGCGACTTTTCGAATACTATCCCGCCGAGCAGCATCCGTTGGTGCAGCGCAAATTGTCCGAAACCCTGCGCGGGGTCATCGTGCAGAAGCTCCTTCCCAATCTGGAAGGGGATGGACGCGTGCCGGCGCAGGAGATTCTCATCGGTGACAGCGTCGCCAGAACCATGATACGCGACGGCAAGTTCGACAAGATCGGGGCCATCCTCGACGTTTCATCGGACAATGGCTCGCGTTCCTTCAACAGGGAGCTGTTGCGCCTCATCAAGGCAGGCAAGATCAGCAAGAAGGTCGCCATGAAGAACTCGCCCAATCAGCAGGCTCTGGAAATGAATCTGAAGGGCATCTTCCTCAGCGATTCGAATCGCATCCTTGGCAACTAG
- the dapA gene encoding 4-hydroxy-tetrahydrodipicolinate synthase → MSVTKYTGSITAMATPFLANGSLAEADLKKLVDAQIQAGIDALVPVGTTGECPTLNHDEHQRVVELTIETAAGRVPVIAGAGSNSTREAVSLTKFAHKAGAAAVLQVAPYYNKPSQEGLFRHFSAIAEATDRPVVLYSIPGRCGIQIEVETVERLLSKYPHVNHIKEAGGSVERVDELKKAMGDDLVVLSGDDSLTLPFICSGAEGVISVASNVIPEQVVALVKAARSGDLTTASKLHQKLYPLFKNLFIEPNPVPVKACMKQVGLLESSRVRLPLCEMTPENKQQVLSIFESLQSELSAQA, encoded by the coding sequence ATGAGCGTAACAAAGTACACCGGATCGATCACTGCCATGGCGACTCCGTTCCTCGCGAACGGGTCCTTAGCCGAAGCCGATCTCAAAAAACTGGTCGACGCTCAGATCCAGGCGGGCATCGACGCCCTCGTGCCGGTCGGCACCACTGGAGAATGCCCGACACTCAATCACGACGAGCATCAGCGGGTGGTCGAGCTGACCATCGAAACCGCCGCAGGACGCGTCCCCGTCATCGCCGGAGCTGGATCCAACTCGACCCGGGAAGCGGTCTCGTTGACCAAGTTCGCCCACAAGGCCGGCGCCGCCGCGGTGCTCCAGGTCGCTCCCTACTACAACAAGCCAAGTCAGGAAGGCCTGTTTCGCCACTTTTCCGCCATCGCGGAGGCCACCGACCGTCCTGTCGTTCTCTACTCCATCCCAGGCCGTTGCGGCATTCAGATCGAAGTGGAAACGGTGGAGCGATTGCTCTCCAAGTACCCGCACGTCAACCACATCAAGGAAGCCGGCGGCAGCGTGGAGCGCGTCGACGAGCTCAAAAAGGCCATGGGGGACGATCTTGTGGTGCTCAGCGGCGACGACAGCCTGACCCTTCCCTTCATCTGCTCCGGCGCCGAAGGCGTGATTTCGGTGGCCTCCAACGTGATCCCCGAACAGGTGGTCGCTCTGGTCAAGGCCGCCCGCTCGGGAGATCTCACCACCGCCAGCAAGCTGCACCAGAAGCTCTACCCGCTCTTCAAGAATCTTTTCATCGAGCCCAATCCAGTCCCGGTGAAGGCATGCATGAAGCAGGTCGGCCTGCTGGAAAGCAGCCGCGTACGCCTGCCGCTCTGCGAAATGACCCCAGAAAACAAGCAGCAGGTTCTTTCCATTTTCGAATCCTTGCAGTCGGAGCTTTCCGCTCAAGCGTAG
- the dapB gene encoding 4-hydroxy-tetrahydrodipicolinate reductase, protein MSLKICIVGSKGRMGQAIAEAAIEAGHQVSSKVDVGDDLAAGIAAADVVIDFSFHTVTKSVFRAAVEFGKPVICGTTGHSQEEKAELLKIAEKTATVWAGNFSIGVNLLCYLVEKAAAALPADYNAEIVEMHHRLKKDAPSGTALMLADAVLEPRGLSYDDLRHGREGITGERTQREVGMHSLRGGDVVGDHTVIFSEIGERVELTHKASSRAIFARGAVKAAEWAVGKKPGIYSIREVLGLA, encoded by the coding sequence ATGTCACTCAAGATTTGCATCGTCGGCTCCAAGGGCCGCATGGGTCAAGCCATCGCCGAAGCGGCGATCGAAGCCGGACACCAGGTCTCCAGCAAGGTGGATGTAGGCGACGACCTCGCCGCTGGCATCGCAGCTGCGGACGTGGTGATCGATTTCTCCTTCCACACTGTGACCAAGTCCGTATTTCGGGCCGCCGTCGAATTCGGCAAACCGGTCATCTGCGGCACTACCGGACACTCGCAGGAGGAAAAGGCCGAGCTGCTCAAGATCGCGGAAAAAACCGCCACGGTCTGGGCGGGCAACTTCTCCATCGGCGTCAATCTGCTTTGCTACCTGGTGGAAAAAGCGGCTGCCGCCCTGCCCGCCGACTACAACGCGGAAATCGTGGAAATGCACCACCGCCTGAAGAAGGACGCGCCCAGCGGCACCGCCCTCATGCTAGCCGACGCCGTGCTGGAACCGCGCGGACTGAGCTACGACGATCTGCGACACGGTCGGGAGGGCATCACCGGCGAGCGCACCCAGCGCGAAGTGGGCATGCACTCGCTGCGCGGTGGCGACGTGGTCGGAGACCATACGGTGATCTTTTCCGAAATCGGGGAACGCGTAGAGCTCACTCACAAGGCCTCCAGTCGAGCCATTTTCGCTCGCGGCGCCGTCAAGGCCGCCGAGTGGGCCGTGGGCAAGAAGCCTGGCATCTACAGCATTCGCGAAGTCCTCGGACTGGCCTGA
- the ruvA gene encoding Holliday junction branch migration protein RuvA — protein sequence MIVTIEGILERATPLTAIISAGGLGYLVNIPVTTAAKLPSVGKSVKLHTHAVYREDSQSLYGFASEAERDFFALLIDKVSGVGPKVGISMMSKLELGSLISAISSGDAVLLAKTPGIGKKTAERVIIELKDKLLVFAKPSDTETAFELQSGPNSVTLPAPKAEDDAVAALVALGYKQTEASKSIGKAVQALGPSATTEQLIKAALS from the coding sequence ATGATCGTCACCATCGAGGGCATCCTAGAACGAGCCACGCCGCTGACCGCTATCATCAGCGCCGGCGGACTGGGCTACCTGGTCAACATCCCGGTGACCACCGCCGCAAAGCTTCCCTCGGTGGGGAAATCGGTGAAACTGCACACCCACGCCGTCTACCGCGAGGACTCGCAGTCCTTGTACGGATTCGCCAGCGAAGCGGAGCGCGATTTCTTCGCCCTTCTCATCGACAAGGTTTCCGGCGTCGGCCCTAAAGTCGGTATCAGCATGATGAGCAAGCTGGAGCTTGGCTCGCTCATTTCCGCCATCTCCAGCGGTGACGCGGTCCTGCTCGCCAAAACTCCAGGCATCGGAAAGAAAACGGCGGAACGGGTCATCATCGAGCTGAAAGACAAGCTGCTCGTCTTCGCCAAGCCCTCCGATACGGAAACCGCCTTCGAGCTCCAGTCTGGCCCCAATTCCGTCACCCTTCCTGCTCCCAAGGCGGAAGACGACGCGGTCGCCGCTCTGGTGGCCCTTGGCTACAAGCAGACCGAAGCCAGCAAATCGATCGGAAAGGCAGTACAGGCTCTCGGCCCATCCGCCACAACCGAGCAGCTCATCAAGGCTGCCCTCAGCTGA